Proteins co-encoded in one Prescottella sp. R16 genomic window:
- a CDS encoding methyltransferase domain-containing protein — protein sequence MLADVCALLACPQCGDGLDLDSGADGTARTLVCGRGHSFDVARQGYVTLLTGAATKFTGDSPDMIAARVAFLDSGHFAPLMDAVADAVTGTTDRDDRPRILEIGAGTGHYLARVLDASPSAHGIGLDVSKPAARRLARAHPRGAAVVADVWRQLPVRDRALTHVLSVFAPRNAAEIDRVLAERGTLVVLTPTERHLAELVDLLGMVRVDDRKVERLGDTVSGRFDRIGRTPVEVRMSLSHRDIENLVGMGPSARHLTPERRAETIATLPEPFTVTASVVVSTYRRTTTGG from the coding sequence GTGCTTGCCGATGTGTGTGCGCTGCTCGCGTGCCCCCAGTGCGGTGACGGACTCGACCTCGACTCCGGCGCGGACGGTACCGCCCGCACACTGGTGTGCGGGCGCGGCCACAGCTTCGACGTCGCCCGCCAGGGCTACGTGACCCTGCTGACGGGGGCCGCCACGAAATTCACCGGCGACAGCCCGGACATGATCGCCGCCCGCGTCGCGTTCCTCGACTCCGGGCACTTCGCGCCGCTCATGGATGCGGTCGCCGACGCCGTCACCGGCACCACCGACCGGGACGACCGGCCACGGATCCTCGAGATCGGGGCCGGCACCGGCCACTATCTCGCCCGTGTCCTCGACGCGTCCCCGTCCGCACACGGTATCGGACTGGACGTGTCCAAGCCCGCGGCCCGACGCCTGGCCCGCGCCCACCCGCGGGGTGCCGCCGTCGTCGCCGACGTGTGGCGACAACTCCCGGTCCGAGACCGGGCCCTCACCCACGTGCTGTCGGTGTTCGCGCCGCGCAACGCCGCCGAGATCGACCGCGTGCTCGCCGAGCGGGGCACTCTCGTCGTCCTCACCCCGACCGAACGTCACCTCGCCGAACTCGTGGATCTGCTCGGCATGGTCCGGGTCGACGACCGCAAGGTCGAGCGGCTCGGGGACACCGTGTCCGGACGCTTCGACCGTATCGGCCGGACACCCGTCGAGGTCCGGATGTCGCTGTCGCACCGGGACATCGAGAACCTCGTCGGCATGGGGCCGTCGGCGCGGCACCTGACGCCCGAGCGTCGTGCCGAGACGATCGCGACACTGCCGGAGCCGTTCACGGTGACCGCGTCCGTCGTCGTATCGACCTACCGGCGCACCACTACCGGAGGCTGA
- the glgA gene encoding glycogen synthase, with amino-acid sequence MRVAMMTKEYPPEIYGGAGVHVTELVAHLRGLCTVDVHCLGVPRDTAAVHTPDPALVDADPVLQTLSAQLRMAHAARSADLVHSHTWYTGLAGHLAAQLHDVPHVVTAHSLEPRRPWKAEQLGPGYRISSWSERNAFEHADAVVAVSSGMRTDVLAAYPAIDPDRVHVVHNGIDTDVWYPDAAAGRSVLARHGIDPDRPIVVFVGRIARQKGLGHLVAAARYFDPSIQLVLCAGAADTPALADEIAADVAALSAHRTGVVWIHDMLPVEQLRGIVSAATVFVCPSVYEPLGIVNLEAMACETAVVASDVGGIPEVVCDGVTGRLVHYNPYEPAAFERAFAAAVNDVATDPGRAAAMGQAGRARATAEFSWARIAEQTLAVYAEVLSLR; translated from the coding sequence GTGCGCGTGGCGATGATGACGAAGGAATATCCCCCCGAGATCTACGGGGGCGCAGGCGTCCACGTCACCGAACTCGTCGCGCACCTGCGCGGCCTGTGCACCGTCGACGTGCACTGTCTCGGCGTCCCCCGCGACACCGCCGCGGTGCACACCCCCGACCCCGCGCTCGTCGACGCGGACCCGGTGCTGCAGACCCTGTCCGCGCAGCTGCGGATGGCACACGCCGCCCGCAGCGCCGACCTCGTGCACTCGCACACCTGGTACACCGGTCTCGCCGGGCATCTGGCGGCGCAACTGCACGACGTTCCGCACGTCGTGACCGCACACTCCCTCGAACCGCGGCGGCCGTGGAAGGCCGAGCAGCTCGGCCCCGGATACCGGATCTCGTCGTGGTCCGAACGCAACGCGTTCGAGCACGCCGACGCCGTCGTCGCGGTCAGTTCCGGTATGCGCACCGACGTGCTGGCGGCGTATCCGGCGATCGACCCCGATCGGGTTCACGTGGTGCACAACGGGATCGACACCGACGTCTGGTACCCCGACGCGGCCGCCGGCCGGTCCGTGCTCGCCCGGCACGGTATCGACCCGGACCGGCCGATCGTGGTGTTCGTCGGCCGGATCGCCCGACAGAAGGGCCTCGGCCATCTCGTGGCGGCGGCCCGCTACTTCGATCCGTCGATCCAGCTGGTGCTGTGCGCCGGCGCGGCGGACACCCCCGCTCTCGCGGACGAGATCGCCGCCGACGTCGCCGCGCTGTCGGCCCACCGCACCGGCGTGGTGTGGATCCACGACATGCTGCCCGTCGAACAGCTCCGCGGGATCGTCTCCGCAGCAACCGTGTTCGTGTGCCCGTCGGTGTACGAGCCGCTGGGCATCGTCAACCTCGAGGCGATGGCGTGCGAGACCGCGGTCGTCGCCTCCGATGTCGGCGGTATCCCCGAGGTGGTGTGCGACGGGGTCACCGGACGCCTCGTCCACTACAACCCGTACGAACCTGCCGCGTTCGAGCGGGCGTTCGCGGCGGCCGTGAACGACGTCGCCACCGATCCCGGACGGGCGGCCGCGATGGGTCAGGCCGGGCGGGCGCGGGCGACGGCCGAGTTCTCGTGGGCGCGGATCGCGGAGCAGACGCTCGCGGTGTACGCGGAGGTGCTCAGCCTCCGGTAG
- the glgC gene encoding glucose-1-phosphate adenylyltransferase, which translates to MRSQPHVLGIVLAGGEGKRLYPLTADRAKPAVPFGGAYRLIDFVLSNLVNAGYLRICVLTQYKSHSLDRHISQTWRLSGFAGEYITPVPAQQRLGPRWYTGSADAIFQSLNLVYDEDPEYIVVFGADHVYRMDPEQMVQHHIDSGAGVTVAGIRVPRSEAYAFGCIDSDESGRITQFLEKPAHPPGTPDDPNVTFASMGNYVFTTKVLVDAIRADSENSDSDHDMGGDIIPALVDAGLASVYDFKNNVVPGATDRDRGYWRDVGTIDAFYDAHMDLVSVHPVFNLYNRRWPIRGGAENLAPAKFVKGGLAQESVVGAGSILSAATVRNSVLSSNVMVEDGATVEGSVLMPGVRVGKGAVVRRAILDKNVVVGDGEIIGVDLERDRQRFAVSNGGVVTIGKGVWI; encoded by the coding sequence GTGAGGAGTCAGCCCCATGTGCTCGGGATCGTGCTCGCCGGCGGCGAGGGTAAGCGCCTCTATCCGCTGACCGCCGACCGGGCCAAGCCCGCTGTCCCGTTCGGGGGCGCCTACCGGCTGATCGACTTCGTCCTCAGCAATCTCGTCAACGCCGGCTATCTGCGGATCTGTGTGCTGACCCAGTACAAGTCGCATTCACTGGACCGGCACATCTCGCAGACGTGGCGACTGTCCGGGTTCGCGGGGGAGTACATCACCCCGGTCCCGGCGCAGCAGCGTCTCGGTCCGCGCTGGTACACCGGCAGCGCCGACGCGATCTTCCAGTCGCTCAACCTGGTGTACGACGAGGACCCCGAGTACATCGTCGTGTTCGGCGCCGACCACGTGTACCGCATGGATCCCGAGCAGATGGTCCAGCACCACATCGACTCCGGTGCCGGGGTGACCGTCGCCGGGATCCGGGTGCCGCGCAGCGAGGCGTACGCGTTCGGCTGCATCGACAGCGACGAGTCCGGTCGGATCACCCAGTTCCTGGAGAAGCCCGCCCACCCGCCGGGCACCCCGGACGATCCGAACGTCACGTTCGCGTCGATGGGCAACTACGTGTTCACCACCAAGGTGCTCGTCGACGCGATCCGCGCCGACTCCGAGAACTCCGACTCCGACCACGACATGGGCGGCGACATCATCCCCGCACTCGTCGACGCGGGTCTCGCGTCCGTCTACGACTTCAAGAACAACGTCGTGCCCGGGGCGACGGACCGGGACCGCGGCTACTGGCGGGACGTCGGCACGATCGACGCGTTCTACGACGCCCACATGGATCTGGTGTCGGTGCACCCGGTGTTCAACCTCTACAACCGGCGCTGGCCCATCCGCGGCGGCGCCGAGAACCTCGCGCCCGCCAAGTTCGTCAAGGGCGGTCTCGCGCAGGAATCGGTGGTCGGGGCGGGTTCGATCCTGTCCGCGGCGACCGTCCGCAACTCGGTCCTCAGCTCCAACGTCATGGTCGAGGACGGCGCCACCGTCGAGGGCAGCGTCCTGATGCCCGGCGTCCGGGTCGGCAAGGGTGCCGTCGTACGCCGCGCGATCCTCGACAAGAACGTCGTCGTCGGCGACGGTGAGATCATTGGTGTCGACCTCGAACGCGACCGCCAACGGTTCGCCGTCAGCAACGGCGGTGTCGTGACGATCGGCAAGGGCGTCTGGATCTAG
- a CDS encoding O-methyltransferase, with protein sequence MLATARDRAVELGAVPVPPPVGAALALFGKMLDAKTVVEVGAGAGVSGLWLLRGMREDGVLTTIDSEPEHQHAAKQAFRYAGVAPSRTRLINGRALDVLPRLADSAYDLVFVDNAPEDLPHFVREGVRLLRPGGVIVLHNALLGGRVADPGQRDAVTVAVREASRAIADDERLTRMLFPVGDGLLCAARL encoded by the coding sequence ATGCTGGCCACCGCGCGCGACCGCGCCGTCGAACTCGGCGCTGTTCCGGTACCGCCTCCCGTCGGGGCTGCACTCGCCCTGTTCGGCAAGATGCTCGACGCGAAGACGGTCGTCGAGGTCGGTGCGGGTGCCGGCGTCAGCGGGCTGTGGCTGCTGCGCGGTATGCGTGAGGACGGTGTGCTCACCACGATCGACAGTGAACCCGAGCACCAGCACGCGGCGAAGCAGGCGTTCCGGTACGCGGGTGTCGCACCGTCGAGGACCCGGCTGATCAACGGCCGCGCCCTGGACGTCCTGCCGCGGCTCGCCGATTCGGCGTACGACCTGGTGTTCGTGGACAACGCCCCGGAGGATCTGCCGCACTTCGTGCGCGAGGGGGTGCGGCTGTTGCGGCCCGGCGGGGTGATCGTGCTGCACAACGCGCTGCTCGGAGGCCGGGTCGCCGACCCCGGTCAGCGGGATGCCGTCACCGTCGCGGTCCGCGAGGCCAGCCGCGCGATCGCCGACGACGAACGGCTGACCCGGATGCTGTTCCCGGTGGGCGACGGGCTGCTGTGCGCGGCCCGGCTGTGA
- the sigE gene encoding RNA polymerase sigma factor SigE — MIDAERTTSMTGDAPAPTGTAAFDATGDQAAMPSWDELVREHGDRVYRLAYRLSGNAQDAEDLTQDTFIRVFRSLQNYQPGTFEGWLHRITTNLFLDMVRRRNRIRMEALPEDYDRVPSDSPNPEQIYHDARLAPDLQSALDALAPEFRAAVVLCDIEGLSYEEIGATLGVKLGTVRSRIHRGRQALREHLAASGKVESGQIGVE, encoded by the coding sequence ATGATCGACGCCGAACGCACCACCTCGATGACCGGCGACGCGCCCGCACCGACGGGCACGGCCGCGTTCGACGCGACAGGAGACCAGGCTGCGATGCCGTCCTGGGACGAACTCGTCCGGGAACACGGCGACCGCGTCTACCGGCTCGCCTACCGGCTGTCCGGCAACGCCCAGGACGCCGAGGATCTGACCCAGGACACCTTCATCCGCGTGTTCCGCTCGTTGCAGAACTACCAGCCCGGCACCTTCGAGGGCTGGCTGCACCGCATCACCACCAACCTGTTCCTGGACATGGTGCGCCGCCGCAACCGGATCCGGATGGAAGCGCTGCCCGAGGACTACGACCGGGTGCCGTCGGATTCGCCGAATCCCGAGCAGATCTACCACGACGCCCGCCTGGCTCCGGACCTGCAGTCCGCGCTCGACGCGCTGGCCCCGGAGTTCCGTGCCGCCGTCGTCCTGTGTGACATCGAAGGCCTGTCGTACGAGGAGATCGGTGCGACACTGGGGGTCAAACTGGGCACCGTGCGCAGCCGGATCCATCGTGGGCGGCAGGCGCTGCGCGAGCATCTCGCGGCCAGTGGCAAGGTGGAGTCCGGACAGATCGGCGTGGAGTAG
- a CDS encoding RNA polymerase subunit sigma-70, producing the protein MTQARGPRRFGSTEHLASEAIAAYVDGELRMNAYLRAAQHLSVCPECAMEVDAQQQARIALRRAASDVSMPSSLFGVLSQIPRCHQSDPDPAPPRPAPGIISLDPHGDAARRWPFRRRR; encoded by the coding sequence ATGACGCAGGCGCGTGGACCTCGCCGGTTCGGGTCGACCGAGCACCTGGCGAGCGAAGCGATCGCCGCGTACGTCGACGGCGAACTGCGCATGAACGCGTACCTGCGGGCCGCCCAGCACCTGTCGGTGTGCCCCGAGTGCGCGATGGAGGTCGACGCGCAGCAGCAGGCCCGCATCGCGCTGCGCCGCGCCGCGTCCGACGTGTCGATGCCGAGTTCCCTGTTCGGTGTCCTGAGCCAGATTCCGCGCTGCCACCAGAGCGATCCGGACCCGGCCCCACCGCGGCCCGCACCCGGCATCATCTCGCTCGATCCGCACGGCGACGCCGCCCGCCGGTGGCCGTTCCGCCGTCGCCGCTGA
- a CDS encoding S1C family serine protease: MNDVPERSRLAPRPIYRPDVDAAAEQVFGRPDDVDGSFGPRTAPPDHRPVHVGPPDAVLAEAFGRPDGAGESLQRGPESVAAPENPSPADPWRDPAAPVHLGAPAQAAPASAPLPDAPKLTVRDVLLGERIERKALAVLAALALGIGLVGGFVAVAATSDRGALTSGRVTLSQSGSDEVPASRIAEVADAVLPSVVSIQVSRGDQSGTGSGVVVDGAGYIVTNNHVISMAAAEPGAAGSAGDAAIRVTFSDGTKVPAQIVGRDTKTDLAVLKTDAANLTVARLGESDDVQVGQDVVAVGSPLGLSKTVTRGIVSALDRPVRLTGEGTDTDAVIDAVQTDAAINPGNSGGPLIDMDGRVIGINSAIRSQSGGSVGLGFAIPIDDVTTVVQELIRTGVVHHPEIGVNARTVVNDATSGAEVANVQAGSPAEQAGIVEGDVIVKVGDRTVGSSDELVVAVHEQAVGQEVPVQLIRSGRTVDLRVTPTSD, encoded by the coding sequence GTGAACGACGTACCCGAGCGCAGCCGGCTCGCCCCCCGACCGATCTACCGGCCGGACGTCGATGCCGCCGCCGAGCAGGTGTTCGGCCGTCCCGACGACGTCGACGGCTCGTTCGGTCCGCGCACCGCGCCACCGGACCACCGGCCCGTTCACGTCGGCCCACCGGACGCGGTGCTCGCCGAGGCGTTCGGCCGGCCGGACGGCGCAGGCGAATCGCTCCAACGTGGCCCCGAATCCGTCGCCGCCCCGGAGAACCCGTCCCCGGCCGACCCGTGGCGGGACCCCGCCGCCCCGGTGCACCTGGGTGCGCCCGCACAGGCCGCCCCGGCGTCGGCGCCCCTGCCGGACGCGCCGAAGCTGACCGTCCGGGACGTCCTGCTCGGGGAACGGATCGAACGCAAGGCTCTTGCGGTCCTCGCGGCCCTCGCCCTCGGGATCGGCCTCGTCGGCGGATTCGTCGCCGTCGCGGCCACCTCGGATCGCGGCGCCCTCACCAGCGGCCGCGTCACCCTGTCCCAGTCCGGGTCCGACGAGGTTCCCGCGAGTCGGATCGCCGAGGTAGCGGACGCGGTCCTGCCGTCGGTGGTGTCGATCCAGGTGTCCCGCGGGGACCAGTCCGGAACCGGGTCGGGGGTCGTCGTCGACGGCGCCGGATACATCGTCACCAACAACCACGTGATCTCCATGGCCGCGGCCGAGCCGGGTGCGGCCGGGTCTGCCGGGGACGCGGCCATCCGGGTGACCTTCTCCGACGGCACGAAGGTGCCCGCCCAGATCGTCGGCCGCGACACCAAGACCGATCTCGCGGTCCTGAAGACCGACGCCGCGAACCTCACCGTCGCCCGACTCGGGGAATCCGACGACGTCCAGGTCGGGCAGGACGTCGTCGCCGTCGGTTCGCCGCTGGGCCTGAGCAAGACCGTCACCCGGGGCATCGTCAGCGCCCTCGACCGGCCCGTCCGGCTCACCGGGGAGGGCACCGACACCGACGCCGTCATCGACGCCGTGCAGACCGACGCCGCGATCAACCCCGGCAACTCCGGGGGGCCGCTGATCGACATGGACGGCCGTGTCATCGGCATCAACTCCGCGATCCGCTCGCAGAGCGGCGGCTCGGTGGGCCTCGGATTCGCGATCCCCATCGACGACGTCACCACGGTCGTGCAGGAACTGATCCGCACCGGCGTGGTGCATCATCCGGAGATCGGGGTCAACGCCCGCACCGTCGTCAACGACGCGACGAGCGGCGCCGAGGTCGCCAACGTGCAGGCCGGCAGTCCCGCCGAGCAGGCGGGGATCGTCGAGGGGGACGTGATCGTCAAGGTCGGCGACCGCACTGTCGGCAGCTCCGACGAACTGGTCGTCGCCGTCCACGAGCAGGCCGTCGGTCAGGAGGTTCCCGTCCAGTTGATCCGGTCGGGGCGGACCGTGGACCTCCGGGTCACTCCGACATCGGACTGA
- the tatB gene encoding Sec-independent protein translocase protein TatB has translation MFGNIGWGEFMVLLVAALVILGPERLPGAVSWVTKTMRQVRDYASGASQQLKDELGPEFDDLRKPLADLNELRGMSPRAVITKHLLDGDDSILTGNFDGKPAVNGSTPAEKPLMPESKPLAAGERPPVDPDAT, from the coding sequence GTGTTTGGCAACATCGGCTGGGGCGAGTTCATGGTGCTCCTCGTGGCAGCGCTCGTGATCCTCGGACCGGAACGGCTCCCCGGGGCCGTCAGCTGGGTCACCAAGACGATGCGTCAGGTCCGCGACTACGCGAGCGGCGCGAGCCAGCAACTCAAGGACGAACTCGGCCCCGAGTTCGACGACCTGCGCAAGCCGCTGGCCGACCTCAACGAACTGCGCGGCATGTCGCCCCGCGCCGTCATCACCAAGCACCTGCTCGACGGCGACGATTCGATCCTCACCGGCAACTTCGACGGCAAGCCCGCCGTGAACGGCAGCACCCCGGCCGAGAAACCGCTGATGCCGGAGTCGAAGCCCCTCGCTGCGGGCGAGCGCCCGCCGGTCGACCCCGACGCCACCTAG
- a CDS encoding Mrp/NBP35 family ATP-binding protein, translating to MAALTETAVRTALAKVQDPEIRKPITELGMVKSIEIGDDGSVDVGIYLTTAGCPLRTEITQRVTAAVADVEGAGTVRVELDVMNDEQRTELRRSLRGDSTEPVIPFAQPGSLTRVYAVASGKGGVGKSSVTVNLAAAMAAKGLSVGVLDADIYGHSVPRMLGTDAKPTQVERMIMPPVSHDVKLISIAQFTQGNTPVVWRGPMLHRALQQFLADVFWGDLDVLLLDLPPGTGDVAISVAQLIPGAEILVVTTPQQAAAEVAERAGAIALQTRQRIAGVVENMSWMELPDGTRMEVFGSGGGQAVADRLTRAVGATVPLLGQIPLEQAVREGGDAGTPIVLGAPDSPAGTALREIADKLSVRSRGLAGMSLGIDTVRHL from the coding sequence ATGGCAGCCCTGACCGAGACCGCCGTCCGCACCGCGCTAGCGAAGGTGCAGGACCCCGAAATTCGTAAACCCATCACGGAACTCGGGATGGTCAAGAGCATCGAGATCGGCGACGACGGCAGCGTCGACGTCGGCATCTACCTGACGACGGCGGGCTGTCCGCTGCGCACCGAGATCACACAGCGGGTGACCGCGGCGGTCGCCGACGTCGAGGGCGCCGGCACGGTGCGCGTCGAGCTCGACGTGATGAACGACGAGCAGCGCACCGAGCTGCGCCGCTCGCTGCGCGGTGATTCCACCGAGCCGGTGATCCCGTTCGCCCAGCCCGGCTCGCTCACCCGGGTGTACGCGGTGGCGTCCGGCAAGGGTGGCGTCGGCAAGTCCAGTGTCACCGTCAATCTCGCGGCGGCGATGGCCGCGAAGGGCCTGTCGGTGGGTGTCCTCGACGCCGACATCTACGGCCATTCGGTGCCGCGGATGCTCGGCACCGACGCCAAGCCCACCCAGGTCGAGCGAATGATCATGCCGCCCGTCTCGCACGACGTGAAGCTCATCTCGATCGCCCAGTTCACTCAGGGCAACACCCCCGTCGTGTGGCGTGGCCCGATGTTGCACCGGGCGCTGCAGCAGTTCCTCGCGGACGTGTTCTGGGGCGATCTGGACGTGCTGCTGCTCGATCTTCCTCCCGGCACCGGCGACGTCGCGATCTCGGTGGCGCAGCTCATCCCGGGCGCCGAGATCCTGGTGGTGACGACACCGCAGCAGGCTGCTGCCGAGGTGGCCGAGCGGGCGGGCGCGATCGCGCTGCAGACCCGTCAGCGCATCGCCGGTGTCGTGGAGAACATGTCGTGGATGGAGCTGCCGGACGGCACCCGGATGGAGGTGTTCGGTTCCGGTGGCGGGCAGGCCGTCGCCGACCGGCTCACACGTGCGGTGGGTGCGACGGTGCCGCTGCTGGGGCAGATTCCGCTCGAGCAGGCGGTCCGGGAGGGCGGTGACGCCGGTACCCCCATCGTGTTGGGTGCGCCCGACTCCCCTGCCGGCACCGCGTTGCGGGAGATCGCCGACAAGCTGTCCGTCCGGTCGCGGGGCCTGGCCGGTATGTCCCTCGGGATCGACACCGTCCGGCATCTCTGA
- a CDS encoding lytic transglycosylase domain-containing protein — translation MRARGVVGVSALVLAGVVTAAASAGGVFDTPGASAPEPVARNTAHVTDPGPTTAPPEGQAAMIPTVGIVPSAPRPERQLRTADQIPSVAPAVAPDVVPSAPRSVPVPVVVGPLGIPEIVLNAYRAAELTMASTQPSCGLPWHLLAGIGKIESNHAGGGQTDAAGTTVTPILGPVLNGHLAGNEIITDTDGGLLDGDATHDRAVGPMQFIPSTWARYASDGNGDGVANPNNVFDATLAAARYLCSGGLDLRDPSQEARAVLRYNNSTTYMGNVLAWSVAYRSGGTAAPAVPVVPAPPQRSSDSEMDVAAPLPSETPAQSSLPSAPEAVPAPAPEAVPAPAPEAVPAPAPMPQLRLPEIPGLPELPCLVFCPPAPAPTAP, via the coding sequence GTGCGTGCCCGTGGAGTCGTCGGTGTGTCCGCTCTCGTCCTCGCCGGAGTCGTGACCGCCGCGGCATCGGCGGGCGGCGTCTTCGACACCCCCGGTGCGTCGGCCCCGGAACCGGTGGCCCGGAACACGGCCCACGTCACGGATCCCGGCCCCACCACCGCACCGCCCGAGGGACAGGCCGCGATGATTCCCACGGTGGGCATCGTCCCGTCCGCGCCCCGGCCCGAACGGCAGCTGCGGACCGCCGACCAGATCCCGTCCGTGGCCCCCGCCGTCGCACCGGACGTCGTCCCCTCGGCACCGCGCAGCGTCCCGGTGCCGGTCGTGGTCGGCCCGCTCGGCATCCCGGAGATCGTCCTGAACGCCTACCGGGCCGCCGAGCTGACGATGGCGAGCACTCAGCCGAGCTGTGGTCTGCCGTGGCACCTGCTGGCCGGCATCGGAAAGATCGAGTCGAATCACGCCGGTGGCGGCCAGACCGACGCCGCCGGCACCACGGTCACCCCGATCCTCGGCCCTGTCCTCAACGGCCACCTCGCCGGCAACGAGATCATCACCGACACCGACGGTGGGCTGCTCGACGGCGATGCCACCCACGACCGGGCGGTCGGGCCGATGCAGTTCATTCCGAGCACGTGGGCGCGGTACGCGTCCGACGGCAACGGCGACGGCGTCGCGAACCCGAACAACGTGTTCGACGCGACGCTCGCGGCGGCCCGGTACCTGTGCTCGGGCGGGCTGGACCTGCGCGATCCGTCGCAGGAGGCGCGAGCGGTGCTGCGCTACAACAACTCCACCACGTACATGGGCAACGTCCTGGCCTGGTCGGTGGCCTACCGCAGCGGCGGCACCGCGGCCCCGGCCGTGCCCGTGGTTCCCGCGCCGCCGCAGCGGTCGTCGGACTCCGAGATGGACGTCGCGGCACCCCTGCCCAGCGAGACCCCCGCGCAGTCCTCCCTGCCCTCGGCCCCGGAAGCCGTTCCCGCGCCGGCCCCGGAAGCCGTTCCCGCGCCGGCCCCGGAAGCCGTTCCCGCGCCGGCCCCGATGCCGCAACTCCGGCTGCCCGAGATCCCGGGCCTGCCGGAGCTTCCGTGCCTGGTGTTCTGCCCGCCGGCACCGGCTCCCACGGCACCGTGA
- a CDS encoding DUF1003 domain-containing protein, protein MSELSGRQRLDTPRGTRGLRLHIDVEAVGRVSESIARFLGTGRYLMIQTVIVILWIALNIFAVRLQWDPYPFILLNLAFSTQAAYAAPLILLAQNRQENRDRVSLEEDRARAAQTKADTEFLARELAALRLAVGEVATRDYLRRELDDIRQLLVERDEENRSPARRVTDM, encoded by the coding sequence ATGAGTGAACTCAGCGGCCGCCAGCGGCTCGACACTCCCCGCGGCACCCGCGGTCTGCGGCTGCACATCGACGTCGAGGCCGTCGGCCGGGTCAGCGAATCCATCGCCCGGTTCCTCGGGACCGGGCGCTACCTGATGATCCAGACCGTCATCGTGATCCTGTGGATCGCACTCAACATCTTCGCGGTGCGGCTGCAGTGGGATCCGTACCCCTTCATCCTGCTGAACCTGGCGTTCTCCACCCAGGCCGCCTATGCGGCGCCGCTGATCCTGTTGGCGCAGAACCGGCAGGAGAACCGGGACCGGGTGTCGCTCGAGGAGGATCGGGCGCGGGCGGCCCAGACGAAGGCGGACACCGAGTTCCTGGCCCGTGAGCTCGCGGCGCTGCGCCTCGCGGTCGGCGAGGTCGCGACCCGCGACTACCTGCGCCGCGAACTCGACGACATCCGGCAGTTGCTCGTCGAGCGGGACGAGGAGAACCGTTCCCCCGCACGACGGGTCACCGATATGTAA